Proteins from a single region of Acetomicrobium sp. S15 = DSM 107314:
- a CDS encoding beta-eliminating lyase-related protein, whose protein sequence is VEIGKLLSVIKQYGNENIPLIMVSVTTKSGGGQPVSLQNIRDVSQVARKYGIPFFLDAARIAENAYFIKMR, encoded by the coding sequence ACGTAGAAATAGGTAAGTTATTGTCTGTAATAAAACAGTACGGCAATGAAAATATCCCCCTGATAATGGTCAGCGTTACAACTAAATCGGGAGGCGGGCAGCCCGTCAGCCTTCAAAACATCAGGGACGTCTCGCAAGTCGCCCGCAAATACGGCATACCCTTCTTTCTCGATGCAGCGCGGATTGCTGAAAATGCCTATTTTATCAAGATGCGCTGA
- a CDS encoding DnaB-like helicase N-terminal domain-containing protein: protein MAVEGLSPADFYDMRYKQAFEMVSDMVRKGKPVDHINFF, encoded by the coding sequence GTGGCCGTTGAGGGGCTTTCCCCCGCTGATTTCTATGATATGCGTTATAAGCAGGCCTTTGAAATGGTCAGCGATATGGTACGAAAGGGGAAGCCCGTAGATCATATCAATTTTTTTTAA